Within the Gorilla gorilla gorilla isolate KB3781 chromosome 15, NHGRI_mGorGor1-v2.1_pri, whole genome shotgun sequence genome, the region tgcagtgagccaagatcaagccactgcactccagcctgggcaacagagcgagactgcatctcaaaaaaaaaaaaaaaaaaaaatgaaggagacAGCCACCTGCGGGGCTATGGAAGTGCAGGGTTGACACCTGCATGCCCCTGCCAGCGAGTGCCTCCTTCGGTTCTGCACCCTAAGTGCCTCACTCACCTTAACCTAGTCCCAGACTTGCTGGCAACAATCCTGTGAGGTCAGTGTCATCAACTTTCTTCTTTGCAGCTGAGGAAGCAGAAGCTTTTAGAGGCTGAGTATCTTGCTTCATGGAGCAAGGATTTGATGCCAGGACATTGGGCTCTAAAGCCTTGGGCCTTGACTGACTGTACCAGACTCCAGTGTTGGTTGTTTTTGTCTCCCTTTCCAGGTGTCCAAGGCAGCTGCAGATTTGATGGCCTACTGTGAAGCACATGCCAAGGAAGACCCCCTCCTGACCCCTGTTCCGGCTTCAGAAAACCCGTTTAGGGAGAAGAAGTTTTTCTGTGCCATCCTTTAAGTCTTTGAGAGGGGCCTGAAGAGCCTCCGGGCTCCTGGGACATTGATGTAGAGTTTTTAGCAAAGTGGGCACCTTTCTAGTCCACGGCATTTGAAGAGAGCGAGGAGAACCATTCTGGAAAATCCAGGCTATGCATGTTTAAAGATCTGGTCCCCTTTATGAGAATGCAAGCCGATCCACATCCTGAGTTAAGAGATCTGATTCTGACGAACTGCCTGGAGGAggggaatatataaaaataaaattggtgtCACTTCTTTTCTGCTATCCCCCAGTCCCCCCCCCCAAAATCCTCATGTTTctgcttcatattttaaaaaataacaattaaaacagACAGCTGTACTGAGGTAAGATATGTGTGACCTTCTTGGAATGAATATTGTCTTTAGAATACCCTTTGATAAGCTGAGCTGTCCCGTGTAGATGCAATTCAGCTTAATGGCATTGATGTATAGTCActgtgcctttctttttctttcttccttctcctctaccCCTCCTTCCACCCCTCCTTCCACCCCTCCCCATTAGAGTAGTGTGGAGATAAGGC harbors:
- the GNG2 gene encoding guanine nucleotide-binding protein G(I)/G(S)/G(O) subunit gamma-2 isoform X1, yielding MFLKDLSSTPMASNNTASIAQARKLVEQLKMEANIDRIKVSKAAADLMAYCEAHAKEDPLLTPVPASENPFREKKFFCAIL
- the GNG2 gene encoding guanine nucleotide-binding protein G(I)/G(S)/G(O) subunit gamma-2 isoform X2 — protein: MASNNTASIAQARKLVEQLKMEANIDRIKVSKAAADLMAYCEAHAKEDPLLTPVPASENPFREKKFFCAIL